The DNA sequence ACTCGGATTGCAAGacgattttttttgttttgcatattaGATACATAAACTGTCAGACAGCAGcgaaaaaacaactttataaGAGTCTCTAGATACTTAAATGACATCTTTAGATTGTTTTGTCAGGTTCTCTGTTTGAAACCCCCCAAAATTAGGTTTCTGTCTGATAAAAGTGAGACAGTCAGGAAATGGGTACTCTTTAAACCAGGATAGAAGCTTAAACGAGAGAGTTTTGGTGGTTTTTGCCTAGAAAACAACTTCAGGGATCAGTCAGAATTCAGTAGATATTTTGCAGATGTCTTCCTGATTGCTGGCACAGACCTAAAAACATAACTGCCTCTCTGCGCTTCTGTGTAGACCTTAGTTAGAATCATCTCTGCTCAGTCAAGCTGACTACAACACATGAACTGTTGGGCTTTCTGTATTAATTATTGATCGCTGTTTGTCCCTCTCTCCTTTCAGAGCTGTTGCGCAGCCGTTGGAACCTGTGTGGTGGAAATCTAGCCTTCAAGCAAGGAGCTTGCGGCCACAGCGGCACAACGTTTTTCATGTCAGAGACCGAGCACGCTTGCAGTCGTTTATGTCATCCCCTCTTTTCCAGACAGAAGATCCCGAAAAATCCCCAACCAAGATCCTTTTATCTTACTGATAGTGCTAACATCCAGCCAAAATGTCTGTCAACGTCAACCGCAGCGTGTCAGACCAGTTCTATCGCTACAAGATGCCCCGTCTGATTGCCAAGGTAATAATTTAAAAGAATTAAAGAAAATCAAGTGGAAGCTGCCTGAGGTGACATTTAGATCTGAAATTATATGTTACTGTTGATGGTCTGACgtttgttttgtcgtttttcaATCCTCAATCCAGGTGGAAGGCAAAGGGAATGGAATCAAGACGGTCATTGTCAACATGGTTGATGTTGCAAAGGCTCTGAACAGGCCTCCAACATGTGAGTAACACCATGTGCTGTATTCCCACCGTTTTCTTTTATTAGACCGACCTCTGTGGGAAAGGTCGGGTTGTATCCAGAGATATCGTGTCCTTTTGACTTCTTTGTGCGTTGTGTGTGTTCTGCCTCAATTTATACTTTGAATTTGAGCATTTTCATGGTTGTGCTTCCTTAATTTCCGTGTGTCATTGCATGCAGACGTGTAATTTTGAGCTTGACAAACTCCACATTCTAACCCTAGTCAATTAAGACTTCATTAATCAGtatatgtagattttttttctacatttaatcTGTTTTACCATGATGTCTCTAATGTAAGTAGTTTTAAAGTACCAGCATGTTATTACAGGATTGTTTAAGGCTTATTATATCAACAAACTTTGAGTAGCAGCCCTGGAAGCTGGTGCAAATGAAAATACTTGAATTTAATTCTTAAGTTTTCCGACGTCATCATGACCTCTAATGTcgtttctctttctcctccacaGACCCGACCAAGTTTTTTGGTTGTGAACTCGGTGCTCAGACCCAGTTTGATACCAAAAACGATCGTTACATCGTCAATGGATCCCACGAGGCGAACAAGTTGCAGGACATGCTTGATGGGTTCATCAGAAAATTTGTGCTGTGTACCGAGTGTGACAACCCTGAAACTGATCTGGTAAATGTCTCTTTAATGCAGGTTTCCAGAAAAGTTGACAAAAAGGTATAGTAAGATATTAGCTGATTAAATGAGGGTGACTGGGGTGATAACAACACAAGTAAGGGTGTTGTTCTGTTTGAAATGTAGGTTTAGTagaaaaaaagccagaaaagaTAGCTCAGGTAATGTCACCTTTCtaagaacaaaaaatacattcatgGAGTGGAAAGTATTTAATGTAGTGAAGCATAATTTCCTTTTTAGAGCTTTAATTTGCTGCGTTATGTAGCGTCTTTTTAACgttattttatgtgttgttcTTGCAGCATGTCAATCCCAAGAAACAAACCATTGGCACTTCCTGTAAGGCCTGTGGGAACCGCGGCATGCTAGACACCAGACACAAACTCTGCACATTCATCCTTAAAAACCCACCAGGTGAGGTTTAATTCGGCACGACGTGGTGTCAGAGTTTCTCTCCTGAGTTTACCGTAGAGGTTGAATCCAAGACCGATTCGATAACAGTGAATGTTCTGCTTTTCCCACAACAGAGAGCAATGATAGTGGATCCGCAtctgtaaagaaagagaaggagaagaagaaccgCAAGAAGGACAAGGAGAACGGCTCCGGCAGCGGCGAGGCTGGAAACCATGACAACTTTGACGCTCCTCAGGCTGTGGTGCGTTCACAGTCCACATCAGAAAAACCTTTCCATTATTTGTATTCAGTTCTTTCAGCTTCATAACTGTAGAAAGTCACTTTCCATGTGGGATACTGCTGAGTTCAGTGACCGAGTCGGTTCCCTGCCTTTCTTTGTTTTAGCTTTTTGGAGTTTGTTTAGCATACACAAACTCAGAGCTCCACAGTTCACTGCCTTTCAGTTAATGTCACCAGAGCAAAGTTGAAGAAGTTGTTCACATGCTGGTTGACTGTTGGTCTCTGGCTCCCAATTTTGACCCTCTACCCTCTGAAGATGAATCTCTatttcttctgcttttgtttgaaGAAATGTTTACTTATCACAAATACGTTACAGCGCTGTGAGCACATGGCCGGCCACGATAAGACGCCTCTGGAGCAGAGACCACCAAGCCACGACTGACCTAGAAGTACATCCAACAATTCTTAGAAAAAATGCAAGTTTGATTGCTGAAAGATGCTACAGCTAGCAAGAGCTTGTACCTGTTTAAGAGTTTATGAACATCAACAGTGCTGGTGTAAAACCAATAAAGGGGAAATTAGCAGTACCCATATTTCTATCGCATATTTAGTGAAGATTTTTATCCAAAATGCAGAAACAAATTTGCTCAGTTTTGCAAAATCCATATATATTTAGGCTCACTTGAGGTGGTTTTGACTTTTTAGGAAGAGTTAATGGGCTTCATGGACGATTGAAACATCTTTTCTGAATAAATTTTCATTTAACAAGTTAGGAAAATGGCAGATAGCTACTACCATGAAAGAATAATTTCAGCTTTCTTGATTGAAAACAGTTTCTTAACACTTGGTTCTTATAAATGGCCACCgtttcttttgtttctcaaATGTTTTTTAGCGGTTGGCAAACAACTAGTTTTAAGTTTGCttttttctactgtttttaaatgcagcCATGTACAATGAAGTCTCTAGCGCCACCTCCTGGCATCACTACACAGCTAGTTTGTTCACTCCAAAGCGGACTTTTCTGGAGTTTGCTTGAAATATGATTGAAAATGTATGAAACATGGCTTCTGTTTTAAACAAATTGTGATTTAGCTCCTTAACATTCTCACACATCTGTAGTTTCTATTTACTAAAACTTCCCATATTTGCCCTTGAACGTTTCCTTGAAGGTTTGGGATTTAAGAGTTGTTTTAAAGTCCATCATTAAGGCTCATCTTCATTCTTTTAAATGGATTCTCTACTGAAAAGCTGATTCTGACACCCACAAACCTCTACTAAAATTTGCATCTGCTAGAAAGCTAATAACACATTTTGATTTGACTTTTCCTCAAAGCCCTCGACTAAAACGACTCAGATAAACCAGGATGTCAAAGCTTGTGTCAAATTTCTTGTATTAAGTTGAAACCTCAATTCAAACAGagcttttattttctcactgtctGAATTTTCGTGGCGTTCAGGATGGAGACGACGACGACGAGGACTGGGCGGAGGAGACGACGGAGGAGGCGCAGCGGCGACGAATGGAGGAGATCAGCGACCACGCCAAGAACCTGACGCTCAGCGAGGACCTGGAGAAACCGCTGGAGGAGAGGGTCAACCTCTTCTACAACTTTGTCAAAGTGAGACTCCCTCTAGCCTTGGTGCACAACGTCAATGTTTTTCCTGGGGTTCTTAAAAATTGCATAGCTTTTGGTTGTTAATCAGCCATTCTGATTGAAAACAAATTTCCCtccagatgaaacaaaaatgaatgtttgATATTTGATAATCATCAGAGTTGGAAGCTGaatcttttctgttgtttgctgAACTGAAGCTTTCTTTTAATCTAATATattaataaacaagaaaaaaggaagCATCTTGGAGAACAAACAGAAATTTTAAGGTCATAAATGtggaaaatcctaaaaaaaattattcacaGTACTGTATCCAGATGAAGTGTTTTTGCTTCTGATCTGAGtcgtttaatatttaatatctgcAACATCCAACCCGAAGCTGTTGTTGTCGATAATACACGCTTAAATTATTCTGGTTCAGCTGGTTGTATCTCTTACTGTTAATGCTCTAGTGACCAGAGGAGGCAGGTGGTTTCATGTtgacaagcagagagcattgtgggggtttagctagtaaaggggaaccatgacaaaatattctgacacttaatgacctccaatcAGCACATATGTGTTAAATAAAACCAGGATCAATAAGATTAATGCTCATATATCCTGGTGGCAgacataagatttttttttgtgtgaatgttcttaagaaacatttttaacatttttttttccaccaaaaatttttcaaaaatttcccaaaaatgttaaacatatggacatcagaagtttcactgtaaaatttttttttccccacgttttcaaactttaaaacgggtcaatttgacccgcaggccaacgccatatttaatgtgtgcagaAGTGACCAATATGATCTCTTGCCTGACGAAGGGTTAAGTTCCCGCCCTCTAAATTTATTCGTCCGTCTCCAGCAAAAGAAGGAGAGTGGAACCATCGATGGCGCCGATAAGGAGATCTTGGCGGAGGCGGAGCGTCTGGATGTAAAGGCCATGGGACCCCTCATCCTCAGCGAGCTGCTCTTCAACGAGAACATCCGCGACCAGATCAAGAAGTACAAACGGCACTTCCTGCGAGTAAGTTCACCTCGGTCGCCGCTACACgcgtttcttttttgtcttctctGCTTTTAAAGTCAGATTAGAAGCTCAAGTTTCACATCTTAGCTCAGTCATGGAGggtgttttgttgtattttttagttCTGCCACAACAACAAGAAGGCCCAGAAGTATCTGATGGGAGGCTTCGAGTGTGTCGTGAAGCTGCATCAGGTTCAGCTGCTGCCTCGCGTTCCCATCATCCTCAAAGACCTGTATGACGCAGACCTGCTGGAGGAGGACGTCATCTTCGCCTGGGCAGAGAAGGTCAGAGAGGAGACGTtcaatcagctgcatttaagaATCGGcctgaagttttattttgaaacagaaaaagaatgataaaaatgaaagatcCCCTGCTGAACAGTGATGTTGTCTTGACATACAATgaattgaaaaatgtaaatttattgttttatctgttatttCACTGATGTTTCatgtcaattttttaaaatcaagttCCTGCTAACAACTAATCAAATGAggaatttacatgttaaccataaaTGAATAGGcccaaactgtatttaaataatgtccacattagtaaactgtgtcaaactttgatttttttgtactaGTTCAATCAGGAAAGGAaccaattattttacagatatttgccattatttgaactaaatatttatattaaggatttaaaaattgcaaataatatcgttatttttttacagttgttcCCGTTTTAATGCCGAAAAACTACATCTAAGAATCTCTTCAGCTTCACCTCATACAGTTATCAGTTCAGTATCATTTAGTGCAGATTTTTAGCTTtaacttaatgtattttttagaatttgtgagtgccatgttgtgtttttacccTGTTAAATACATTATATAAgcagtttttgcacatttaataaTACAGTTGTACTTAAATTTAATGATAGATGTGGGAACAATATTAAATTTAGGCCCTGACTTGCAACAAAAAAggagatcaagttgtaaaacgTTCACATCAGAGAACTGCAATGATTCGTTGATTAGTTACTCATTAACTGAGGTacatactttattgatcctgaaGGAAATTAAAGAAACCAGCAGCATATTAAACCTACAGAAATAACAGAGAAGAGCCAAGCACACGGGATATAgagatataaaaaatataaacacataaGTATGTCCAGAATGTTTATACTGaagctaaaaaaaactgtaggTGATGAGCAAGTaggcagaaaaatagaaaatcaatTTAGAACTGTGCAAATAACCAGAGACgtacatttaaatacatctaTGTGTGTCCGGTTAACCAACATTAACAAATGAAGTGCAGATGAAACGGTAAATATTTAGCTTTTAATAGTTCCTAATCGATTTTTCTGcctaaatctgaatatttttttctcttttcttctatCCTTTATCGCAGTAAACTAAAGTCCTttggacaaaaacagacacgTTTTGAGATTCAGTGATGTTTTATTGATAAAAGAACAAATCGATCGATCTAGAAAGTAATTTACAGATGAATCATTAATGAGAATCATCTTTAGTTGAAGTTGTATGCAGCTTTAAATACTCTATTTGTGCCCTTATGTTAATTAATATCACGTTACTGtctaattaaatgaataaataacagaCGTTGGACGTTTTATCTCAACTCTGAGCACTAATTGTTCTTAAAAGTGCCGTTAAAATATGAGACTTTTGTTCAGCGACTCTAAATTAAACTGCTGTGTTTAATTTCTCCACCAGGTTTCCAAGAAGTACGTCTCCAAGGAGCTTGCCAAAGAGATCCACGCCAAGGCTGCTCCGTTTGTCAAGTGGCTGAAGGAGGCCGAGGAGGAGAGCGAGGGcagcgaggaagaggaggaggaagatgatgagAACGTCGAGGTACGTTGACCTGAAGTGAACCTAAATTAATCGATGTAGCGACTGAAGGTGTCAGGAGGTCAGGAGTCCTCCTACCGACTGAATATTCACACTTAAAaatagtttaaccctcctgttgtcatcatttacgggcaccaaaaaatattatttccttgtctgaaaaaaaattcaaaaatttagcaaaaaaaatccccaaatttctgaaaatttgcaaaaccttcaggaagaaaattccaataattccttaaaagtttcccttaaaaatttaattaaaaaaaataaataaataaaatcccccaaagttggcaagaaaattcttgtaaatattttcaaaaaatgactaaaaatcttccaaaaaaatcctaaaaatatctaaagtgattacatatcactaaaacttgtaatattttctttaagaacgttcagaaaaaaatcaaattttttttgtgaatgttcttaagaaacatttttaacattttttttccaccaaaaaatgttcaaagatttcccaaaaatgatgaagatgtggacatcagaagtttcaccgtgaaagcatatttttttccacattttcaaactttaaaacgggtcaattttgacccgcaggacgagaCTAGGGTTAAATTAACGAGTGTTTGATCGTTTAATGCAGATATTTATTATCTGAGCTCTGATGCTGAGAGAAGAACTGCTgcagcaaaacattatgacaaaaaaaacaaacatacttAACACAGCAATCGCATATAATTCTaatcaactaaaaaaaatattactgaaatttggtttttgcaatttatttgaatttattttcaatttatttgtATCCTTGTCAGtggcaaatagttttttttcccccaatatagaaatgtcttttttttttattataaaacctcaatagaaataataataaattttatttgtaatgcacttttcatttaggcaaaatctcaaagtgctgcACTGAAGAtattaaacagataaaaacaaaagaatctgataaaataacaataaaaaataaaatgatccaGATTCTTCATATTTTATGGAggcagatttaaatttaattcacAACAGACGACATACATGTGAATAAAACACTAAGAAATAGTCTATATagtctaaatatttattttaattaaagctCTACAAATAAAAACGTGTTTAAATGTGACTCGtatttttggcagcaaaagcctgtaaatgatatattttaattaaataatttaatttatttaagatttttgaaattattttgggATTCATGTCTGAGGCAGACTGAATATTTCACAATTTGGCAACACAGAAGTTTAATGTTTAGCTGTTTATATGAAGCCTTTTGAGAAAGTGGTGCAGATTCTTCATATTTTGTGGAggaagatttaaatttcatgttCAGTTATAATTTACAAAAGACAACATTCATGTGaataaaactaagaaaaatgtaaatttttctAATCTCCAAAACAGATAATTTTGTCATCAGTATTTGGACTTATGTCATAATTTTAAAGTTATACacataaaaacaagtaaaaagctggtaaaatattaactttaatcactgaaaaattatatttaattaagatttttgggatatttttgtATCCATGTCTGAGGTAGACTGAATATTTCAGTCTGGCAACACAAAGGTTTaatgtttagatgtttttatgAAGCCTTTATAGAAAATGATTCAGATTCTTCATGTTTTATGGAAGTAGATTTAAATTTCTTGCTCAGTTCAGGAAAATAAGTTACAAAAGACAACAtacaaatgaatacattttgacGAAATAATCTATTTTTCTCCAAAATATGTAATTCTGTCCTCAATATTTGGATTCATTTCAAAGCTTTAAGGCTctacacattaaaaacatgcaaaaagacTTTTAAATTTGAATCACTAAAATGACTACAATTATATTTAATAAGGATTTCTGCAGTTATTTGTGTATCCATGAGACTGActgaatatttcacaaaatggcaacacaaaaagttgctgtttttatgAAACCTTCCTAGAAAGTAATTCTTCATGTTTTATGGAgtcagatttaaatttcatggaCAGTTCAGGATCATAATTTACAAACTATCTTAAAGTTTAAAGCCACATAAGTGACAAAAAAGCTGAGAAATTCTATATATTTTCCTCAAAAATTCAtaatctggttgttaatttttCAGAACTCTGCCAAAGTCATGCACATTAAAGCATGTTTGAATGGGACTAAGGCATATTTGGATGATATTTACTTGGATTAATGAGGAGTTAATCAATACTAGATCAGTCTTGTAAGCCCCCTACACATTTACATATACAGATGAATGTTTTggctttcttcattttttaaaaattgatttttaacCCTCTAGACTCCACCAGTGTTGTTTTCCTCACACAggataaatgtgaacattttggcactaaaacaaaggagaaatgtggagttgtggttatttatcggttattaagctgtgattttattggtcactggagatgaaactgggctgaatgtggaacctgaactaaaatgagtttgactcctctgATCTAATGCGTGGTTTATGCTTGATGAACTGCAGGAGTCCATTATAGCTCCTgaaagtttgtattttaaatacatAGATTTAAACTCAGCAGGTTTATCATGCAGACTCAAACACTAAAAGTCTCTATTAATCATCTTTAATCAGCGACTAACGAGCTGTTTGCTTCTTCAGGTGGTTTATTCGTCTTCGGCCCGCGAGCTCAAAGTGGAGACGGTGAAACCCGACACGCCCGAGAAAGAAGAGGACGACATCGACATCGACGCCATCTGAGAGacgaagatgatgatgatgatgatgatgatgatgatgatgatgatgaagcttTTCTTGTGTTGTGGCTCTGACCTCCATGGCTGGCCCCCCTCCTCTACTACCTGCCCTCCTGCCCCCGACCCTCCTCTGCTTCGTGGCATGACTTAACATAGCGCTTTACTTGCTGCACATTAACTCTGtgattgattcttttttttttttgacgtgTTCGGTTGATGAGATGAAGTGGCTCCTGGGGATCTTAATCATGGGTTGTTCTGGGGATCGTTTCGactgcacatttttttggtcCCTGTATTTTTCCAGTCAATAAAGAATGAATGTTTTGCTATCCACCACACTGGAACGTTTGCTCTCTGCTGCTcactttgctgctttttttcccgtcagaattcagtttttaaacCGTGAATGTCGGTTTACGTGGCAGGAGATGAACGGAAAATTAATCTGCAGGTCGGTTTGAAGCCAAAAGGGGCCAAAATGTGAGaatatttgcttgttttgtttggttttagcagcagaaaacagcattTTGCACCAAACGGGCTTTGAGAAATcacattttatagttttttttttttttttttaagctattttcCAAACTAGATAATAGAAAATAACTAATGGTGCAGTCGTATCTTCCTAGCAAagatgcagaaacacagaaaattttctgtttttatttccactAACTGTAATTCTGCACAaatctgatattttttaaaacttactaaacagaaataacaggcatggcaattttccgccgttccgcggaaatccgccgttttaattttcaaattgatcatttctgtgaatcgtccaaatccgttgagaaaattttaggggaggtgaggtatgtttttgttactcttgctcccggtttttgagaagcgctcggcgtttctcccgcagcgtaacagacaaaagccgcgattccacaagcatctactcggcgcggtacggttcgccactattgtatctgactcggctcgtctcggtttagttgtttttccatatagcctcatcgtgggtggagtctcatagcgcagcgagccggaagtcccttaacgtcatttgcgtgcgacacaaacgcaacataacggagacgatggttcacctgctgctcggtctgtggctttctgtcagattcaaagtaatagaagagtcggagaaaacTGAGAGCAGCGAGTcggaacactcaggagacacacaggagagtttaggaggcgatgcagcagtatcaagctgaagacaagaggatatgaacgagacgacatatgagggtaagctaatgctagttcgctagctatcgtgtatcagtcctgtgaacgaccctgtaatggctgcagtttatcgctattaggtattaaaatatgtatgctgtgtatgtgttttagatattaaaatatgtatgctgtgtatgtgtttcagatattaaaatatgtatgctgtgtatgtgtttcagatattaaaatatgtatgctgtgtatgtgtttcagatattaaaatatgtatgctgtgtatgtgtttcagatattaaaatatgtatgctgtgtatgtgtttcagatgctctctgatgagacttcatgggatttacctgaagcagcagcacatgagcctgcagtggtacaaggtgtagaggaggaggacagagatgtacaggatgcactgatgcactacatCTCATGCAGAAGttaaaagttattcttcttgttatacttgtttttctgtccccggaccactattgttttctttaatgcaattctgacaaacttttgtaccttttgcagatgtgtctatgctattgttttatttgtgaaggttagcaagatcacatgacaaattaaacaccaaaacattaaaacagctgttttaagaatattccagtttgataaatcagtattgctttggtgtaattcagtcaacggaattatgaaccataaagtagtttgtgttaaaacatgttaaatcccattaaacataaatgcattattagggaatacagaattgtttggttcagactgttgactcttttcctaccagtgtcttaacagacaaaatgaaaagttatgatggaatcacataagtcacaaaatagtttattagtcagcagcaaaatcaaaactatttacaatgtgcaaagtacaaactgtggtgggcctgtcctacagtggagggctaaaagtaaaactatatacaactaaatctcaagtctctgggaggtggactctggctgcccactgcctgccccagctgccccagtacacccagcactgcctgcaccagctgccccagcacacccagcactgcctgcaccagctgccccagtacacccagcactgcctgcaccagctgccccagcacacccaggaatgactggttgaaggcagcattctggaccATCTCCTCCACTGCAAGgctgcttcattctctcttgccttgctgaggagcaaccagatgttctcatcatgctgggaatgactccactcctcctcagcctgcatctccacaaggacgcttggaaggtccaattttctgttgcaccttttcctcttgcctagaccaaagacagaaaagtgatcagaatcagctttagtaagtacacaacatgcaaggaatttggttttggctgttggtgtcacactaagaatatggaagagaataataaaaaataaagaaactatagaaagaggaaaaaatagcaaaattaaataaaacaatataaacagaaatttacagctagactggaataaacacattagcaaaacgataattgctataaacacagtagtgcaaaagcagagaatgctgttcatggtgaaaaaaatgctgtacatgtccattggaatagtgactattgtacaggtgtgtaggaatgactcagctgtttattacagtgatggcagtggggaagaaactgtttttgtgtctggaggtttctgtgtacagggatctgtagcgcctgccagaggggaggggggagacagtttaatgtccagggtgagtggagtctctgatgatgttttctgcagtccatactacaggctgtagtctgtttctgtcctgctgtgtggctgatccagaggtgcacaggacagatcagatgactgcagtgtagaactggatcaatcctcagctgtcgtaggaaatacatcctctgctgagcctttttcaggatggagtggatgttcgtctcccactgcaggtcctgagagattgtagtccccaggagcttgaaggactccacagctatctatgatgtgatgtgtttagccacctatccattgattttcaatcatgatcatgtctttgatagttttactttaatacatttttggcactcttcattttaaccaaagcacaagcagtacctcctccaccacaactaaaaacaacgtggtgtgaacttcatttcatcttgtgcacattttggagttgctaagaacagctgtgttttcttatttctatgtatattttcattcagtttcacagctacctagtgactataagaagaatggttgcaatactacactgcaccagaaagTAAATTCATTAGATTGACTTGCTTGTTAAGtcgatggagaaaaaaatgcagctgcatgtgttctgtttatgtgtcactgtagctacatgtagctttcatcaggagttcctgagctggctgctgcacagtttgcatttacacctgcctgaattcttggtcgttggtctcactgttctgatcatgcttgcaggcatttacacctgtagtaataataataatgatgcgaaaatcaaccatgctctctgtttaccgtgtcttaccagtgataagaagttgctgtgacgtgctggaggttgatgttgacagtgtcagtgtccgagctggtactggtgctgaagctggtggtggagaggaggcaggggagctgggggctccatgacggaggtggaggaggcttCGCACGTCG is a window from the Amphiprion ocellaris isolate individual 3 ecotype Okinawa chromosome 20, ASM2253959v1, whole genome shotgun sequence genome containing:
- the eif5 gene encoding eukaryotic translation initiation factor 5, with protein sequence MSVNVNRSVSDQFYRYKMPRLIAKVEGKGNGIKTVIVNMVDVAKALNRPPTYPTKFFGCELGAQTQFDTKNDRYIVNGSHEANKLQDMLDGFIRKFVLCTECDNPETDLHVNPKKQTIGTSCKACGNRGMLDTRHKLCTFILKNPPESNDSGSASVKKEKEKKNRKKDKENGSGSGEAGNHDNFDAPQAVDGDDDDEDWAEETTEEAQRRRMEEISDHAKNLTLSEDLEKPLEERVNLFYNFVKQKKESGTIDGADKEILAEAERLDVKAMGPLILSELLFNENIRDQIKKYKRHFLRFCHNNKKAQKYLMGGFECVVKLHQVQLLPRVPIILKDLYDADLLEEDVIFAWAEKVSKKYVSKELAKEIHAKAAPFVKWLKEAEEESEGSEEEEEEDDENVEVVYSSSARELKVETVKPDTPEKEEDDIDIDAI